tTTCAGAAACTGAatcaagttttataacttatgttCACTAACATAGTTACATTTTACACATTGATGATAAACCAAACCTATGATTCCTCAAAAGGGATACATCAAGTTAAATCCAAAGTCATAGGCGATTGACATGGTTGCCGACTAGCTACAAGAATTCTATCATGCCAACACAATATTAGAAATCTGAGGATTGACTATACATTCTATAATTATGGGTTCGTGTTTGATAAACAGCCATTAGCATCCGCATGCATGATAATATTGCGATTATACAGTATTCACTACTCAATAAGCAAAGTTGCAGATACATGGGGGTCACATAACTAGTTGTGCACTTTTCTTACCGCTCACGATATTGGGAATTATGCATGTACGCTGTATTAATGCGTTTGTAGATAGACACATAAGATGCAGACACAAAATATGGTATGGAGTATCGACGCCAATGACATCTAGTCCACAGGATTCATGTAATATGTTTCTTTCACATCTGCAATGcaaatttatattcttttatagACAATGAAAATGTGTTCTCTAGTACGACAGTATGCAAACATATCATGTTGGccccttttattattataagtgAGGTATTGTGAACACTGTATTTCCGTTTCTTCATCAAATGAACTGCTATGAAGTTTTAAGGAAAGGGAAATGAATGTTATACAATAGTCTAtgtactaattttttaattcatttaaacATATTTGAATCTAAATGGCCAAAATGGCAAAATGTACAACCACTACAGCCAATGTTGGAAGAACGAGACATACAATGAATCTAAACAAAGTTTTAGATACCTTATTTTTGTCATGATTCAGATATATTATTAACTTGAATCTTATTCCGATTCAGTAAACTTACTATCACGAACACTCCTGACGCACATTAGAAGCTACTGCTCTAGCCCAAAACTTGAGATGTGCCTTCATGTCTTCTGATGAAGTTTTATCAACCAATCCTCCTGGAATTGCAGGAGCAACAGTACCACTTCTACTCTTTGTGCTTTTGCTTCGGTTCCTCTCCATCTTTCTCATGTCCCTAAGGTTTTTTTGATCTGCTTCGGGTTTCTTTTGCACGTTTACTGTTGCTGTCTGCATAAGTCAACTCTTATTAGTTGCTACACACATATAAATCTTGATATTAAACATGATGTTTGCAAAGTAAGATAAACTAAACTGTACCTTAGTTGATTGTTGGGTTGGATTCGATGTTTGTGAATAGTTCATGGATGCTTGTCTTATCAATCTCCCTAAAGTAAACTCACTTTCTTGATCtgattcttcttcatcatcttcttgatAACTTACATCTACAGAAGTTGACTTGGATGATGTTTGGGTCAAATTAGAATTTGGGGTTGCCTTTTTTGTTACATAAGATTTGGTTTCTGTTAAAGTGGGCAAAGATGGTATTCGTGTTAGCCTTGGAGGAGCAACAGGTGGTTGCTTTCTTGAATtaaagcttgagctttttcgaTCTTTTTTAACCATTGAGTCTTCCTTGTCAACTCCAACTACAGAAGACATCAA
The sequence above is drawn from the Erigeron canadensis isolate Cc75 chromosome 4, C_canadensis_v1, whole genome shotgun sequence genome and encodes:
- the LOC122598534 gene encoding uncharacterized protein LOC122598534 → MEEETGDLLEDSWFFGNLLHTKPRSISRCYSDIASSSCPPLHTHSQPDPLKSTLEHVVKIEQKKSSFSSRKQPPSAPLSLTRTPSLPTSIETQYSNSLMKKSSPSPNLMSSVVGVDKEDSMVKKDRKSSSFNSRKQPPVAPPRLTRIPSLPTLTETKSYVTKKATPNSNLTQTSSKSTSVDVSYQEDDEEESDQESEFTLGRLIRQASMNYSQTSNPTQQSTKTATVNVQKKPEADQKNLRDMRKMERNRSKSTKSRSGTVAPAIPGGLVDKTSSEDMKAHLKFWARAVASNVRQECS